TAGTTGTAGGGGGCTCCGGTGTATAGAGAGGGCCTTACCTGCAATTCCAAATGTGACGTAATTCTTCAGATCTTATTAGTAAAACTGAATacttgaaattcaatgaatcccttgtttttgtttttttcgtcTTGTGAAATAACTGACATGAATGCATTTTTGACTAAGAAGATGTCGCTATTGATGTTCTCCTCATGATTATCAAATGGGAGGCTCCTGCAATATTATGGTTGTATTGGTGTGTCGGctaattttaagttttcttgtattttcatCTGTTAgtatttgtttccttcttttttactACTTTTATTGTTTCTTGTGCTAATCCTGTTTAATTTCAGGAGCATCCAGTGGTATAGGTGTGGAGACAGCTCGTGTTCTTGCATTGCGTGGGGTGCATGTAGTCATGGCTGTTATAAATGTGGAGGCTGGTAAAAATGTCAGAGAAACAATACTCAATGAAAACCCTTCTTCTAAGATTGATGTTATGGAGTTAGATCTCAGCTCAATGGCTTCAGTCAGAAAATTTGCATCAGAGTACATTTCCTTGGGACTTCCTCTGAATCTCCTAATGTAAGAAAAACATATTGCAGCAATTATATTACCtctatccctttttttttggatgCTCCATATCTATGTTGGCGTGCAAATAAGACTCTATTCTCTGATATTATAAATATGGCGCTCTCCCTCACAGTATTTGTATCAACTAGTGATGTCTAATGTtctgtttttgttgtttaaagAAACAATGCAGGGATAATGGGAACTCCATTTACACTTTCCCAAGATGGAATAGAACTGCAATTTGCGACAAATCATTTAGGTATGCTGAGTTGATTTGCATATGCCCTAGGGTAGCAAGGAACTTGCATGCAGGAGTAATTGTACTTCAATGACTATATCATCTACAAGAATCTGAAGCTCGAATCCCATGAATCATGAGCAAAATGCGCCAAAAATCATATAGCTGTATGCGATTTAGTAATCTGTATGGCTGTCTGAACCACTTGTTCACATCCATATAATGAGTCAAATGTGGTGAGGCTGCAGTATACTTGGTATGCCTCTTGACTCTTATTAACACAAAAGTTTGTTTTTCACTTGAACTTTTTCTGTTTTAGTTTTTACGAAGAATTGAATAAGTACTAGAACAATGTTATGAACGCTCGAAAGTATAAACTTTGTGATCTCCTTTTTTCAGGTCACTTTCTTTTGACAAGTTTATTGTTGGATGCCATGAAAAACACAGCACATCAAACCCAAAGAGAGGGCAGAATTGTTAATGTGTCCTCAGTGGTTCACAAAAGTACATATAGTGAAGGAATTCGATTTGATAAAATTAACGATGAACCAAGGTAAGATCGAAATCAAACCATTTTATGAATCTTGTCTCTTACGGCTAATTATGATTTTCTTTCTTCgatttatttttccttctcaTGCAGCTACATCCGTCTAAGTGCATATGGGCAATCAAAgctttctaatattttacatGCTAATGAGCTTACAAGGTGTCTGAAGGTACTCAAAATTTTCCATCCGAGTGAGGACTATCTATCAGAATAACGTTTGATTTTTGCATTCACCAATGCATACACTATTCTTTACACTCGAAAGCATATGGATATGGTAAATGGGGCTATATTTCAAACAGGAGTAGCATTCGATACTGATACTTGTGTGTTATGTTATAGCAATTGAGATGTTTATGCTAGTTAGTTTTACC
This genomic stretch from Tripterygium wilfordii isolate XIE 37 chromosome 22, ASM1340144v1, whole genome shotgun sequence harbors:
- the LOC119990389 gene encoding short-chain dehydrogenase TIC 32, chloroplastic-like: MWTFWGKGPSGFSSSSTAEEVTQGIDGIGLTAIVTGASSGIGVETARVLALRGVHVVMAVINVEAGKNVRETILNENPSSKIDVMELDLSSMASVRKFASEYISLGLPLNLLINNAGIMGTPFTLSQDGIELQFATNHLGHFLLTSLLLDAMKNTAHQTQREGRIVNVSSVVHKSTYSEGIRFDKINDEPSYIRLSAYGQSKLSNILHANELTRCLKEAGVEITANSLHPGGIPTNLFRHYGFINGIVKLIGRFVLKNVQQGAATTCYVALHPQVKGVSGEYFADSNIAEPIPMAKDAALAKKLWDFSLSLTTPK